From the Carassius gibelio isolate Cgi1373 ecotype wild population from Czech Republic chromosome B25, carGib1.2-hapl.c, whole genome shotgun sequence genome, one window contains:
- the dbx1b gene encoding homeobox protein DBX1-B, giving the protein MMLPSVIAPPAMYPNFLRPSAALSLPSTLHSAFTTHSSFLVEDLLRISRPATFMHRSIPSPSASPPAIGATTLNNSSAVHVAMSTSLPKRSSSPQTSIPNDPNYLKFGVNAILASTTRNASPPPSVQGMNVKTFPFPCFDASFHPFIRASYFPASSSAVPIPGTFAWPLTTRGKPRRGMLRRAVFSDVQRKALEKMFQKQKYISKPDRKKLATKLGLKDSQVKIWFQNRRMKWRNSKERELLSSGGCREQTLPTKMNPNPDLSDVGKKFETDAALRESPRAPFYQAGGDHELNVDLHFTSPSISSKHSDFSESEDEEITVS; this is encoded by the exons ATGATGTTGCCAAGTGTTATTGCGCCACCTGCTATGTATCCAAACTTTCTAAGGCCCTCGGCGGCTCTTTCCTTGCCTTCCACTTTACATTCGGCGTTCACCACGCACTCGAGTTTCCTGGTGGAGGACCTGTTGCGGATCAGCAGACCTGCCACCTTCATGCACAGGAGCATCCCGTCTCCAAGCGCATCTCCTCCGGCTATAGGAGCCACAACTCTGAACAACTCTTCCGCAGTCCACGTCGCCATGTCTACATCTTTGCCAAAAAGATCAAGCTCTCCACAAACATCAATTCCAAACGATCCAAATTACTTGAAGTTTGGAGTGAATGCTATTCTCGCGTCAACAACACGTAACG CTTCACCACCACCTTCAGTGCAAGGGATGAATGTGAAAACATTCCCGTTCCCATGTTTTGACGCCTCATTCCACCCATTCATCAGAGCATCATATTTCCCAG CATCGTCTTCAGCAGTGCCAATTCCCGGGACTTTCGCATGGCCCCTTACGACTCGAGGGAAGCCGAGGAGAGGGATGCTTCGACGGGCCGTCTTCTCTGACGTGCAGCGAAAAGCGCTGGAGAAGATGTTTCAGAAACAGAAGTACATCAGCAAACCAGACAGAAAGAAACTTGCGACCAAACTTGGCCTTAAAGACTCTCAG GTTAAAATTTGGTTCCAAAACCGAAGAATGAAATGGCGCAATTCCAAAGAAAGAGAGCTTCTGTCGTCAGGAGGTTGCAGGGAACAAACATTACCGACGAAAATGAACCCTAATCCTGACCTGAGCGACGTTGGAAAAAAGTTTGAGACAGACGCGGCTCTGAGAGAAAGCCCGCGCGCGCCTTTTTATCAGGCTGGCGGAGATCACGAGCTCAACGTAGATTTACATTTCACCTCGCCTTCTATCTCCAGCAAGCACTCAGACTTCTCAGAATCAGAGGACGAGGAAATAACCGTGTCATAA